A segment of the Bos taurus isolate L1 Dominette 01449 registration number 42190680 breed Hereford chromosome 8, ARS-UCD2.0, whole genome shotgun sequence genome:
GACTGTGAGTGTCCTAACTGCTTGGAGGATATACAGAATGGAGCCAGTTGGAACCCCTGTTCCATGAACAGTGATGAATCTTTACAttcaagacaaagaaataaatctATGCCTTCATCCAGCATGCAGTGCTTTCCTCCCCAGGGTTGTTCCGCCAGGCCAGAGGAAGGCACCAAAGAAGACTCAGTGTTCCTTCCTTCGGAAGAAGAAAGCTATGTAGTGACTTCTGAAAACCATGATCTTGGCATAAACCTTGAGGGCCTTACAAAGAAAATCAGGCCATTGAGAGAGCTGACTGTCCAGGAGTTGCTGAGAGAGTTTGGGGACAGCAGAAAGTTCCCACCAAACTCTGTGTCTCTGGGTCACTTTAGAGACCAGGTGGTAATGAAGTTCAGAAGAGCTCTGTATTATTCCGGAATTTGGGTGGCATATGTCCAAGGCTACAGATTTGAAAAACACTTATCAGCTAATTATTTCAAGAGAAACCCTGATTGTTTACATCGGCTGGTTCCCTGGCTGAAACGAGAACTAACAGCTGTTTATGGAGATTATGGCTACACAGTGAAGAATATTCTATCCACCATTCTTCATCACATGACAAAATATGATCTAGACAGTGACTCCTTCATTAACCTCCTAGAACCTTATCTCCAACAACACACCCACCACTTTCTGCACGAATTTATCAGTTTTGTTCATTCGCCTTACAACATGGAGACTTATGACCAACGAGCCATCTATCAATTTCCTACTGTTTCACCTTGGGTAGGAAAAAAGTCTGTTGCATCAGCTCCTGTTTTGCCTTTGCCTAAGGATCAGGCTGTACTGGCACCTCAACATGATATAAAACAGTCTAAAAACACCCAGGGCCAACGGAATAATGACCAGAGGCCTCTGTCAGGCATGAAAGCGTTTCCCAGTGGTAACTCTTGCTTGAAGAAATCTGAAGTCCCACTACTCCATCATAAAGCAGGAAGCAAAATCCATGCTTGGCTCAAAGACAAATCAGAACCAGGTGATCTCAAAGTCACACCTTCTACCAATAGCATGCTCCTGAACTGGGATATACTAAGGGAAAAGGGCCCAGGCTCATTGAATtgcaaaaaaaatgttaaagagagGAAGACAGAAAGGATAAAGTTGTTTCCGGGTCATGCCCAGGATATGGGAAAGAGTGAAACAACTGCACGCACCTTCAATTCCTCAGCAATTTTGAATCAGGAGCAGCCATGGAAGAAcagcctaaaagaaaaaaaggctttgAACGTTGGCCAACAGATCAATTTCcagaaaaaagaagcagaaaaaaacaaatgttcaGACTCTTCACCAAGGACCTTTCAAAGAAGATTACCCAGAGAAAGATCCTTGATAAATTGCAAATCTAGAAAGAGGGACCCCTCCTGGAGCTGCATTTCAGAAACTGCCGTTTCTTCtaagagagaggggaggaagcTGAACTCTTTCAGAAAAAAGAGGATGAAGTACAGACAACCCTTCCGATTTGCAGAAGTAGGTTCACACTGCAGCAGGGGAATCCAAAGACAACCAAAGTCCAGTACTCAAAGATCTAAATCCTGGTGTGTTGGACTTACAAATAGATCTATAAGCAGAGAGTCAAGTAATCCCTCTCTGAGAGGAAGCCACAGAAGTGAACGCTTCACCCAGAATATATGCTGTGAGCTCTCAAAAGAAAAGAAGGCACATGCCTATGAATCAAACTATGGGAGGCCATCTTCAGCCACCATCCAATACATGAAGTTTCGTTCAAATGCTGGGAAGAGACCAAAGTATCCTTTGAAAAGTGAAGATTCTTACCAAGCTGGAAGCCACTGTAACAGTCCCACTTGTCTACAGAGTCAGAAACTCACATCCCCAAGTAAGCAAGAAATGAATCACAAAAAAACATTTCCTAGCGCTAAAATCAGAACAGTTAGGCATAGGAGAAACAAGTATCATTGTCTAGATACACAAACCACAGAGGAAGTCAGTGATGAAATAGGGGATCTGAATGATCCGAGGCAAAAGAGTAGTCTTTCTGAGTGTGTACCTTCCCGCAGGAGGCAAATGCAAAAGGAAAACGAGAATCCAAGCCTTCAGAAACATCACCAGGCCAAAAGTGAGCAGAAAGGAGACAAAGAATCAGAAACACATAGGTGCAAATCGTTTTGAAAGGCCAATCATGCTACTCAACTAGCCACCAAGAATCTTGGAAAGTTATgaatataatctgaaaaagataACTGAAAAGattcatcccatcacttcatgagtgTAATCAGAAGCCTGACAATTAAATCCAAGGCTCCTTTTGGAGACAAATGCATATGATTAAACCggtcatatatttaaatatcattttgtctgcttttttcttatgaattgaattattaaaatatttgacttattttttaGTTGTCAGATTTAACTATGAAGAttggctgcaaagagttgtaAACATTATAGAAACAACAAGAGTATATGTTACCAAACACAAGTTAtgcatattaaatattataaaaacacataaatatatgtatatatacacatgccaTGCCATGCTCAGCgacttcactcatgtccgactctttgcaaccccatggactgtagcctaccaggctcctctctccctgagatttcctaggcaagaatactggctgctgctgttaagtcacttcagtcgtgtccgacagtgtgaccccatagacaacagcccaccaggctccctcgtccctgggattctccaggcaagaacactggagtgggttgccattttcttctccaatgcatgaaagtaaaaagtgaaagtgaagtcactcagtggtgtctgacttctagcgaccccatggactgcagcctaccaggctcctctgtccatgggattttccaggcaagagtactagagtgggttgcatttccttctccaggggatcttgccgacccagggatcaaatccctgtctcctgcattggcaggaaggttctttagcactgagctatcggggaagcatgtgtgtttgcgtgtgtgtatCCCAGACCTTATGAAATTTTAGTTCCTGGAAAATGAGGCAGCTTGAACACTGTCTTtagatatgaaaatgaaagtgttagttgctccctTGTGCCCAACTTTTGGCGACTGCATGGGCTATAGCccttcaagctcctctgtccatgggatttcccaggaaagaatactggaatgggttgccattcccttctccaaaggatcttcctgacccagggatcaaacccgggtctcccacattgcgggcagattctttatagactgagccaccagagaggaggaggagttaTTGCCTTCAAGGATTTCAAAATCTAGTTGTAAAAATACATTCACATAAGTATGAAACAATGAATATATATGGGATATTTGGCACTACCTTCCTATCTCCCTATCCTGAAAACCACACCTTCATATGTCCTGACATCTGGATACCTTCTTTAAACGGTGCCAGGATTTAGGTAACTGATTCCCTACCCACCAAAATCTGGCCGAATGGTGGCAGCTATACTTAAACCAAGCTGTGTTTTCCCTTTGGTCATGCAGTTGATGAATCCAATGGTAGTCAAGTCATGGTACTTCCCTGAGATTTTCTGCACTGGTTCTGATAAATAGAATCATTCTCCCTCACTAGTAGCAAATGGTAAAAGGTTTAAAGCTTGGATACCATTAAGAGCTGTATTTCTCAATTTGTGGAAAAAGTCAGTTGAGGTAAGAGAGGAGAAAGCTAACCAAGACAAGCACGATAAGTCACGAGGAGAGAGTCTTGGAGTCAGGACCTGGATCTTCTAGAACTTGAGCTGCCCTTTTGCTTTTCACACAAtttggtgttgttttttttttttcatgaagaaagccatttatttatttgtttattttttaacatctcaGTAGTAATTTATGGGTGATGCTTTtgtgatttttctaaattttgtaaCATGgccatgacttaaaaaaaatttttttagcaaaacagttttattttttaacccttCTTTAGGTTTTTTAAGTCAATACatttcctctctgcctctcttaTTAAATTGGGGTTGCCAATTACTGTAATCAAACAATTCACTGGGAAGTATATGTTGGAAGTCTGTGAGAGGGTAGTCAGGGAACAGAAATTCTCTTGGGGAGGTTTCTGAAGGCTTATTGGAGAAATGATATGAATCTGGTCTTGAAAAGTGAGTAGGACTTTTCCATGTGAAATGTGTTGGCAAGAACTGTCAAGAGAAATAAGCAACttgaaaaaaggaagaataaaaataaaaatttccagcaTTCTCCCTCTGGTGTGACTGGAAAAGTCAGAGAGAAATACTGAGAGGTAGGCTGATACCAAGTTGTGAATAATGAAACCTGATTTTTCTGGGTCCTCAGTTGAG
Coding sequences within it:
- the TOPORSL gene encoding E3 ubiquitin-protein ligase Topors-like translates to MAVKYNLFMEMPLDFSSDCECPNCLEDIQNGASWNPCSMNSDESLHSRQRNKSMPSSSMQCFPPQGCSARPEEGTKEDSVFLPSEEESYVVTSENHDLGINLEGLTKKIRPLRELTVQELLREFGDSRKFPPNSVSLGHFRDQVVMKFRRALYYSGIWVAYVQGYRFEKHLSANYFKRNPDCLHRLVPWLKRELTAVYGDYGYTVKNILSTILHHMTKYDLDSDSFINLLEPYLQQHTHHFLHEFISFVHSPYNMETYDQRAIYQFPTVSPWVGKKSVASAPVLPLPKDQAVLAPQHDIKQSKNTQGQRNNDQRPLSGMKAFPSGNSCLKKSEVPLLHHKAGSKIHAWLKDKSEPGDLKVTPSTNSMLLNWDILREKGPGSLNCKKNVKERKTERIKLFPGHAQDMGKSETTARTFNSSAILNQEQPWKNSLKEKKALNVGQQINFQKKEAEKNKCSDSSPRTFQRRLPRERSLINCKSRKRDPSWSCISETAVSSKREGRKLNSFRKKRMKYRQPFRFAEVGSHCSRGIQRQPKSSTQRSKSWCVGLTNRSISRESSNPSLRGSHRSERFTQNICCELSKEKKAHAYESNYGRPSSATIQYMKFRSNAGKRPKYPLKSEDSYQAGSHCNSPTCLQSQKLTSPSKQEMNHKKTFPSAKIRTVRHRRNKYHCLDTQTTEEVSDEIGDLNDPRQKSSLSECVPSRRRQMQKENENPSLQKHHQAKSEQKGDKESETHRCKSF